A region of the Mytilus trossulus isolate FHL-02 chromosome 11, PNRI_Mtr1.1.1.hap1, whole genome shotgun sequence genome:
CAATTTCAAGCTCAGTCACTGTTGCTGCGAATGTAGATGTGTCTTTAATAGCTTCAATTTGATTTCTCGACAAATATCCAGTTGAAATTCTACACTCGTGGTTGAAATGCGGTACCCAAATTCTTCAGATTCCATAATTACCcctaagtagatataggaagttgttgtttgagtgccaatgagacaactctccatccaaagtcacaatttataaaactaaaccattataggtcaaggtacggtctataacactgagccttggctcacaccgaacagtaagctataaagagcgtcaaaaaagtatttgtgtaaaaccattcaaactggaaacctaacggtcttatctatataaaaattcGAAAATCACCAATGAACCACAATAACAAACGACCtatactgaacatcagattcctgacttattaaattataatcatggtacctttgataactattagtacAGTTACAACCAATTGCAGCGGGTTGAAACGTTTCAATGGTACCAAGCCTTCACCCTTAATTGAAataatagtgtaacatcacaaaatagaaagacacactatgaATTATCAATTTGGAATGGCTTAACTCTATCAAAAGAATGAGCTAAGATATTTCGAGGATCAGTTGAGGCACgataaaacttacaaattgaTATACAGATAGTATCCCACACAGTAATTAGGTCAGATACTTTCTCGTTCGTTTTCTTGATAAGAAATTCGGATAGTATCTGTTGACCAGATAACGCACGCTTCATAACACGTATTATTGGTATTTCAATGTCAGCGTCATTCTGATTGTCATTTGGaccaatttctttaattttatcagaaaaaagtaaaatcacaaaaaaactgaactccgagaaaaattcaaaactgaaagtcccCAATtattatcaaatggcaaaatcaaaatctcaaacgaatggatagcaactgtcatattcctgactgtATATGGGCACCTTTTTTTATGTAGATGGATAAGCAGAAGTATCACTGGGACCAAATTCTATTGTACTATCAGAATTTATTGGCATGCatgtattaattatattttctgtATCCAACTGGGTATTTCCGTTTTTTGTAAGTAAGGTTTATAATTGTAATACTAACGGGAGCGAATTTGTTTGATtccatatgatgaagacataatcgtCCATTCAGTTTAATTGACGTTAATaaatgtatcattgtcattttgcttgttgttgttttttttttttattactatttcATCGGACTCGAAATGTGCGTATTGCTGTGCGTTTGCTTGTTCTGCTTTGGTTAGAGGTGTTGGGGCGGGGTTGAGATATAACAAAACAAGTTATGATATAATGTTTTTCTTGGCAAATCAATAAGATAAAAGGTTTGGATGGTCTCGATATTCTTCATTCTCCGATATTTCTACATATTAAGGTTAAATTATTGACTctgttcttttttctttattttttggctcattattattcattttatatttagcACCCTATTATTCCCTCATCTTTTTTGTGTGCATACTTTTACAATTAgctattttttaataaattttgtataccTTTTTCTGCCCTTTTTGtgcattattctctattctgtaaacccaaTTCAGACCTTTATACATTTCTTGTTGACATTTTGTAAGCTATTCTTTGTTGAAAGAATACGAAGAATAAAAACACAAGAAAAATCGAGGACAAGTAAAgtaggtaatattgtttatttttcgaaaTTCACACTGTTTTTTCACGTTAAATTATTGACTCTGTTCCGTTTTTCAAAGGAATTATTTATGTTACATCGTTATTTGGTTGGAGTTTTTgcgtgtgtttttttttttttgtggttataaCTTTTGTTCAGTGACCATGACAAactcataggcggatccaggtgGGTGGGGGCTTTGTGgcctcccccccccctttcgtgggaaaatctggttgattatatagggaatcattgaagcatgactggagtggcCCCtccccccttaggtcagtcagcgggccccccttaggaaaagttctggatccgccactgaaactACATCGTGTATGATAGCTTCAGGATATAATTCATGCTGATCATTTTAGTATCGTATTGTGAGAAACGgtacacatttttttgtttgacatAGTTAACATTAGAAGACAAATGTACAGACTTTACAATGCTTCacttggatattttttttactatttagtTTTTAATACGCATATCATCTAACATGACTCATATGCTATTTGTTTTGTAGTTTGTGGTGCAAAGTCGAATCTGTGTGATAACCACTGGCCTTTCCCTGATTTAAGAATCATGTTAAAATAGTCGAAATATGGCctgcagttttctttttttatccaaGCATTGTCCTACAATGCAGCAATGCAGCATGGCTATTAATAACTGTTATAATAGTGTATACATTATCCTGTTGCTCATATTATTACATGCATCAGTTATACATTTGGTACAATTTCTTAGCACATATCGTCTTCTTGTACAATTTCAAACATTCCTTTCTGAAAGtcttgtcaatgagacaaaagaCAATAGGGTTGGATGCATTGTTTATAAAATACGCACGTAGAAGAATCGCAGTTGCTGGTCGAATACTATTTTCGTACAGTTTAGGATTCGtaatttttaccaatattgtgAACACATAAATTAAATATCCTGCGTACGAAACGGCAGTTGCCACTATAAGGCTTATAGTCAGTCGTCTCCCTTTCTCGTATTTGCTGGCTGTTTTTGACGACTTATCTTTCGATTTGACTGTCACTTCCGTTTGAACATTTCTCAGTTCCACCTCACTATTATTGATTGTTGAGATAGCTTGCGTATTAAATGATTTCACGTCGGACGTGGACTCATTTATGTGGTAGTGATTTGGTTTGTCTTTTCGTTTTTTCTCTTTCTTCATTTGAGTGCATATCACGTATAAAATTTTTCCATATATAACCACACATACAATGACGCAAATAGTACTTAGAAGAATAACTACGCCGGAGTATGAGACAGCAGTGCGTAAATTTTGATACTCCGATAAAATAGTGCAGTCTTTACCCGTCAAACCAAGAATGTCCGTTTCCTTTTCATTCAAACCATAAAATACAAACGCTGGAATTGATAATACAACAGCAACCCCAAGAATTATACCTGATATAATATTTATCCAAGTCCCAGGTTTCCTCGTGTTCCGATGCAACTGTTTAGTGTTAATTCGGAATCTTTCAATGGCAATGGCGGTTAGAAGTCCACCGGAAGCCAAAGTAACGACATGATTCAGGAATCGGAAGAATTTACAAGCAACGACTGACGAAAAGGTATAGCTGTACCGGATGTCAAAAATCTCAAAAGGCATACAAAACAAACATGCTGTAAGGTCAATAGAGGCGAGCCATAGGATGAAAAATCGAACCGCCAATTTCGCCATTATTGGCGAAAAGAGATAAACTAAGATCGTATGGATATTGCCTACACTTCCAATGATTGAGAGAAGAATAAGAAAGACAGTGGCTGGAATATCTTTCTTCAGAAATTGCTCATAATCTATATCATCCAAAGTGATATGAGTATCGTTCGTTGAGTTTGATTCCATGCtgaaaattacaaatacaaaatattattacaacaatttaaattaaatgaaatttaactcCTTTAGACTTAGgaacgacatcaaaagttcaatgtaggataaaaaaaaaaaaaaaaaaacttaattcagatagtttttttaatgacccccccccccccccccctacccCTCTCTTAACTTAACTTGGGAAAGATTAATTGAcctatatagatatatgtaaaatcgatgtaggataaacaaaacttgcagcaagtttaaccccccccccccccaaactatttgaattaagttttttatccttcattgatcttttgatgtcgtcccttaaataatttattgttctTGTATACACTTCGATATTTTTGACACGATACACATCACATTCATACCGTTCTTACTTTGTGAGATAAGTATTTCCATAGATATGAAAATTGTATGTGAACacaatttcaattaaatatatatatattgatgaatatatttatatgtagaaACTACTACATAGGATCtgtaggatctgcttacccttctggagcacctgagatcacccctagtttttggttgggttcatgttgtttattctttagttttctatgttgtgtcatgtgtactattgtttgtctgtttgtctttttcatttttagccatggcgatgtcagtttgttttagatttatgagtttgactgttcctttggtatctttcgtccctcttcttaatatctgattttcaaaatatcttaacGTGAACCTACTCGAACTTAAAGCTTTAAATGGTTTCAAGGCATCTTCGGTAGCCAAGAGTTACGATCCAGTCATAGGAGATGATGTTACCGGATCGTAACCCTTAGCTATAGCGAATATGGTTTAGAGGCTTAGTTGGTCTTTATGAAGTATTTCTTTTAATGTATGCATCTCTTTATCTGTAATGTACTAGTTACGTTCGAGGTTCTTTTTTGAGGGCCTCAATGTagattattaaattttaatgagTTACCCTCTTTTAAAAAAGGCATCAGTTTTGGCATGTTTAGATATGTAGTTTAATAGTGCTTTGTGTGTATATCAATACGCATGAGATGTatctatgcatttgaaaatattgtagcTGCTCAAATATCTGCATGTATGTATGTCATAGTCGGCAAGTTCtgtgtttttatattatgtatatgttaTTAATCATATAAACAAAGCTCTAATGCAAGAGCTTATAtatacggaagcgtattagggacatagaaaaaataaaattggcagtgaacttttttttcaaagtcgaaattttgacatttcaaatctcgaaattttgactaCAACTTGAAATATTGACTTTTCAAATCCCGAAATTTTGActtgaacttgaaattttgactttataaaaagtcaaaatttcaactttaaactcaaaatttcgacttttttaaactcgaaatttcgacttatttcaaactcgaaatttcaaggtattttaaactcaaaatttcgacttgttattttaaactcgaaatttcgaatTAATTCTTACTCGAAATTTCAACgtattttaaactcaaaatttcgacttattttaaactcgaaatttcgacttattttaaaGTCGAGatttcgacttttttaaaactcaaaatttcgattTTCCTCAGTATTTAAACGTTTGCGTCTATCACATTCACAGTCATTTATATCAACAAACGGAGAGCcatatacatcataaacttttaaagcatattttaataaactaatCCATTTTAAAGAGGttattttagatagaaaatcttttttttgccgaagaataaataaaatatgtttctcgttcaaatacatatttcaagTCTGGACTTCATATACATGATGTATGTGTATCAAGACAACCTTGTTATTCCGACACACCTATATTACGACACACTTTTATTCAACAGTCTTATATATAAAGACTAGTGTTAATAGTTGTGTCATAAGAATGCCAACTGGTACGGTTTAATCAATGTTCCAGAAAAAAGAAccaacaattcaaaatttccaACCTAGAAAACTGAGCAGCTCATTGGTTGTTCTGAATATGCATGGCATTTTTTGCTACTTGATTTACCATTGTTTAAACAAGGCAAAGTCAGTGACTTGCTATTTGGAATCCAAACAGGCCTTTGAAACTGTGATGCTAAATATCATCAGAGTGTCGATCCTATGACAGTGACGTGGAAACTAAAACATGGAatatggagagaaaaaaaaatgttctttcaaAATGCAGGttcttttcaatattaaatacTAACTGATCTTAATTAAAGAACAAAACCaatttctgaatataaattgcAAAAATGTGTGGATGACGCTTTAATAATTTGCGTCCATGTCTTCTCCTTCTAAAATTATAATGACTGTGTTTGAATACTAACATCAAAGTTTTCAAAGTAAttagaaaaagtcaaaatttcgagatttcaaaagtcaaaatgttaactttgaaataaaaatttcgaGATTTTAAAGATGGTATTTCGAGTTTAGAAAAAGtagaaattttgagtttaaagttgaaattttgactttttatgaagtcgaaatttcaagttttaaaaaagtcaaaatttcgactttaaaAAAGgtcgaaatttcaagattttagaaagtcaaaatttcagttgaagtcaaaatttcgggatttgaaaagtcaaaatttcaagttgtagtcaaaatttcgacatttgaaatgtcaaaatttcgactttgaaaataaagttcactgccaattttatttttttctatgtccctaatacgcttccgtatatatatgttatatgtgaaccgaattaaaataaaactttcgcATTCGTATTCTCTTAATATAAATCTATTTGTAATCAATTCTACAACTTAAAAAAGTCTTCACATTATATATAGCCAATGACCAGAAAAATGGGTGTTGCTTTCTTCTGCTTCGCTCGGTTTCCACTAACAGGAAAAATTGACCGGAAATGTGTTGACCCTTTCTGCTTCTGCTTTCAGAAGTTGTATCGCATTGGCGTTCGAATCTTTGTAGCTCTAAATCGATTGTGATCATTATTTACAGTGCCATTATTCTATGTTAGAACAATGGatatcattataatttttttaatttttttaatttacgtGTCGACACCGCTACTAAGGGTTTATCGGTCACCAAGGAGTCAGATTCTTCGAACAGGTCTTTTTCAAATGTTACATTCAGTTTCAATATTTCTAGTTTATGaactaataaatatttgttttaaccctTGTCGTGCGGGGGCCGTAATATTACGGCCGTACCCGGAATACCGTTATTTTGGCATCAATGGCGCTCCATACATTTAGAGGTCATCGTAATACCATTTATTTCGTAGTGTATGCACGTTTCCTCAATCTGAAACTATTCATGTCATGTTTCTcactttaaatattcattttgagCTCAAATAcgaacttcaaaatttgatatcGGACAAAATTGTCCAGTTaaagttcaaaattggaaaaattcCGAAATTTGGTGAATTTTGGTGCAAATGACCTTCTTTACACTGATGAACCCAGATCAGTTTCACTCCGACCTAACAACTGTTGTGATAAAAGTGTTCACTGGTGTCCACGCTACATGTAAACTACAGATGGATGCAACTATTAGCACCTCTCGGACTTACAGGTCGAGAAACAGAacgaaaaaaggtcaaaattgaCGCTTTTTGTACCCGAGGACCAACTTTGGGGCAAATTCCCGCCAATAAAATGATTTCTTAATTGAAAACGTCATGTCTCGAGAATATCCGATGAATTTATTCTTTAAACTCCGTCATGCGAAGAGAAATCGGTAGCATActtttggtttttcttttaaCGTTTTTAAGTTAAAACGAATATAAAGCAAACTGCTTTAAAGATATCACCAAACccattttgtttctaaaattaaactgttgaaaaacaaatcctatttgcttatatttttttagataaactttcatttatttacgtttttatttattcattttcgtTTAATCAAAAGTTCCGGAATAAAATAATCGGAAGAACTGACCAACACGTCGTATATTTTCACTACTTACATTTTACAAGAAACaggatatttaaaaatgttttctcCAGTAtcgtttgttttataaataataaaatcaaaaaagtaATGTCACATGATGATGGCAATCCTTAAAATGTTATGTCAAAAAGgtattaaaattatacaattaaCGAATTAAAACTGATTCATTtcgttattttttatataacttattAAACAATAGAGAATTTAAAATAGGCCATATTGTAATCATTTATATGGTTGCTacataatagtttattttaggAAAAAAGTTACATCAAAAGTCATCATGCTTCAATATGTGATAGAAGATTTTTGAGTCACATCTCGACCACGTTAAGCCAGATTCTAAACGTTGATTTACTGCTTCTCTGACTAATAATGTAGCGTATAAAGTTAATGTTAATTAGATCTCGGGTAGTTTCAATTAATGTTAAAGTGACTCGGGTAGTTATAATAATGTTAGAGTGACTCGAGtagttttattaaatgttaGAGTGATTCGAGtagttttattaaatgttaGAGTGACTCGAGtagttttattaaatgttaGAGTGACTCGAGtagttttattaaatgttaGAGTAACTTGGGTAGTTTATTAAATGTTAGAGTGACTCGGGtagttttaataaatgttaCAGTGACTCGggtattttaataaatgttggAGTGACTCGggtattttaataaatgttagagTAACTCGGGTAGttataataaatgttaaagTAATTCGTGtagttttaataaatgttagagTGACTCGGGtagttttaataaatgttaaagtAACTCGGgtagttttataaatgtaagaGTGACTCGGGTAGTTTCAATAAATGTTAGAGTGACTCGGGtagttttaataaatgttagagTAACTCAGGTAGTTTCATAAATGTTAAAGTAACTCGGgtagttttataaatgtaagaGTGACTCGGGTAGTTTCAATAAATGTAAGAGTGACTCGGATAGTTTCAAAAAGTGTGAGAGTGATTCGGGTAGTTCTGATAAATGTTAGAGTGACTCCGGTTATTGGCTACTGTCGAGTTTTACAGCTGCTTTAGGCTACAGTCGAGTTTTACAGCTGCTATAGGCTACAGTCGAGTTTTACAGCTGATTTAGCTACTGTCGAGTTTGTCAGCAACTCGCTACTATCGAGTTTTTGTCAGCTACTGAGACACTCTGGTAGTTTTAATAAATGTAAGAGTGACTcggtttttttaacaaatgttaGAGTAACTCGGGTAgtttaaataaatgttgaaGGAACTCATGtagttttaataaatgttagagTGACTCGggtattttaataaatgttagagTAACTCAGGTAGTTTCATAAATGTTGCAGAAACTCGGGtagttttaataaatgttagaaATACTCGGGTAGTTCTGATAAATGTTAGAGTGACTCCAGCTATTGGCTACAGTCGAGTTTAACAGCTGATATAGCTTCTGTCAAGTTTGTCATCTACTCGCTTCCGTCGAGTTTGTCATCTACTCGCTTCTGTTGAGTTTGTCAGGTATTAGCTTCTGTCGAGTTTGTCATCTACTAGCTTCTGTCGAGTTTGTCAGCTTCTCGCTTCTGTCAAGTTTGTCATCTACTAGCTTCTGTCGAGTTTGTCATTTACTAGCTTCTGTCGAGTTTGTCAGCTTCTCGCTTCTGTCAAGTTTGTCAGCTACTTGCTAAAGCCAAGTTCGTCTGTTACTTGGTGCACCCATTTATGTAAGTTACTTGTCACACGGAAATTATGATAATTAACAAAATTCAACTTATTCACTTATAAACACTTAATTAAAAGAAGattatagtgtatttactttaaaaaaaaaaaaaaaaaaaaaagaagacttaAAGTGGTTTTGAAATTGTTTAGTTAAAGCTTTATATATCGTAAAAATGTATAGTCGCAAAATTTCAGTTTGGTGGGTTACAGCCACTTTCAGATCATTTTCACGGTTGTAGGAAAAGTccaaacgtttttttttaatgaaaacttacaaCTAGTGGTGACACACTTTGATCCAATAAAATAATGCActttaaaagttataataacatgcaaaatgaaatattggTTCAATTCAAGTACATTTAAAAACGTTATGACTAACAGTGTACAAGAAGCTGTCACtcacaagttgaaaaaaaatgacaacgccaATGTAAAAACGAAAAActaacaaaagacaaacaacttATTTcgttagatataagaagatgtggtattagtgtcaataagacaacactcTTCTAGGtaattatttgtaaaagtaaaacatgtaaTGTCTTGAATCTATATCTATGATGTCAAGGTTCTACAGTCGGTTtcaaaaaaacaacttttacgATTCAAATTGTTCGCAAGTTATAATTCAGTATACTTACGAtcaatctcattttttttaattttgataaatatatgttccagaccatatgagtatttggaccgtacgcgtacggtccgtaCCGTATACGTTTACtcgtacggtcggaccgtacgagtatacgcgtacggtccagtACGAACTGACCATACATGTTATTTGATCATATATGTATTTGGGTTAAATCAAAACAAGCCTTTAtcacaatcttttttttttagtttgaccttgttattgataatttattacaattagatagataaaattaacaaacgaacaattgaaattaagtaTTTGTTGAATCGTATATCTGAATCCTATTATGGTACTCAGTCTCTCGCCAAAGGCGACACAATTCATTGCATAAATTTTtaagatacttataaaatacagaaattacaaatttttcacaaaaaactATTCgtgattatcttttaaaaaaaaagtaatgcatTTCTTTCGAAAGGAAAAATACGGCTATCAATCCGAATATTatagcaaatatacaaaatttctacctcatttaactcaaaaagtagcacatgcaaattttcatcaacttgtaaATATACTATAGTAGGTTCAAATCTGAATTCGACAAGCTAAGATACGGACGTCGAATTTACGTTTACGGAAACTTGttgtgaagaaaacaaaattggacttttttagttttcttgtttgaattgttttacatttgtcattcttttatagctgactatgcggtatggactttgctccaTGTTGAAACCcgtatgatgacctatagttgtcaattGCGGCGTCAGTTTGGTTTCTAGTTTAGAGTTGTGTCACTGGcaaatataccacatcttcttctatATATTTACCTTATATTTCAATGCATGATTGATACTGTTGTAGTTTAATAAAACGCTGatgtatttggtatatgatCATAGGCATTCTGACAGAGCTTTTCCAACAGTATTTGTTATGAGGGTTAGGAGGGGGTTAAATGAATAAAGAATAATGTCCTTAAacatgaagattagagaaaaacgGGCAAACAAATGAAGATTAGACAAAAAAGGGTAAATTTTTTGTAGATTAGAGATATTGGGTAAATATTTGAAGATTATagaaaaaaggggtgaaaaATTAAATGTCTACAAAATagcagaccccccccccccccataatcCTTTGTTATGGCAGGCTTGTTCAAATGCCCTGTAATGAATGTTtaacaataaagataaaaacaattttatcaatGATATAACGTATTATACTAAGTCATCTTAAACAGGAATTAAAGATGTATCGACAAGATATAATACAGTAATACAGTAAAACTTGACTTAACCGAACCCTTTCGAGACTTGAGATTTTGTTCGAATTTGGCAGGTATTCGGTTTCATCAGGTTCACGATGcataaaatgtgatatgattggtCCTCAGAACAAGTTTGGAATAGACAGATTTCCGGTTTATTCATGGTTCGGTTTAATCAGGTTTCactgtacatgtactttatGTACTATACTTGTCAACTAAACAAACGAGACCCGGTAAtgcgttttatatatatcgatATATGATATAATGAAATAGGATAGACAGTTCAAGTGTCTAATTGGTGTGATagttatatattgttttattacttttatatcATATCTTGATTAAATGAGGTTAACAGAATAAGGCGTCTTCCCGATTGTCCCACTTTTGAAATTACAGGTAGACCAAGAGTACAGAAAAACTGACcaaacatataaaaagtaaaatgaaaaggGGGGAGAAGAGAAATAATTAGGATgcgaatatatatatgtatatatgaacaGAATAATGGGCtgaaaaaagagaaataattcagatgccaaaaatataaaaaaaatagagagaataatggaaaacaacaaaaaaacaatacagacaaatgtctttaaaataatttaaaaaaaaagcatgaaaaacGTCAGAAATTAACCCAGACCCTAATATACTTACATGTACTTATATACACTTACAGTCAACTTATTTCGCAAGTTTgtttacatacattttgtacatggcTAAAAGGTAAGGCGGGTTATACTTCAGAAGTGATTTTTGGTCATTACACAGACCATTAAACATTACCTTAAGCGTTATGGTATAAAAAGAACCAAGTTTATATGTACATTTATTGATTTGTTATGCATTCGTGACTTTAAGCATGCTTTCTTATATCTTTACGTTATTTTGTAACAAAACTGCGTTCTGTCGAGTGTATTCAATTATACCACAGGCGTTTGGGTAtatgatacatataaaaaaattgttgattaaaatatggaattttctatatttattatGCATATCTTTCACTTCAAGTTCTGTGAATGTCTCACCTGGTTTCGAGTGTGAGACATGCACGCATAGAAGtgattataaatatagaaaattcaaTATCTTAATCaactaaaaatgttttttttatttgtatcataTACCCAAGCGACTGTGAATTATACAAGTAATATTTTgcataatgaaaaataaatacgaATGACATCTTTGTAAAACATCCTATAAACAT
Encoded here:
- the LOC134690616 gene encoding cholecystokinin receptor type A-like, giving the protein MIIHIAKVAAGFIPFMESNSTNDTHITLDDIDYEQFLKKDIPATVFLILLSIIGSVGNIHTILVYLFSPIMAKLAVRFFILWLASIDLTACLFCMPFEIFDIRYSYTFSSVVACKFFRFLNHVVTLASGGLLTAIAIERFRINTKQLHRNTRKPGTWINIISGIILGVAVVLSIPAFVFYGLNEKETDILGLTGKDCTILSEYQNLRTAVSYSGVVILLSTICVIVCVVIYGKILYVICTQMKKEKKRKDKPNHYHINESTSDVKSFNTQAISTINNSEVELRNVQTEVTVKSKDKSSKTASKYEKGRRLTISLIVATAVSYAGYLIYVFTILVKITNPKLYENSIRPATAILLRAYFINNASNPIVFCLIDKTFRKECLKLYKKTICAKKLYQMYN